The following is a genomic window from Marinobacter sp. NP-4(2019).
AAAGAGTGGGTATCGCCCGTGCGCTGGCCAACTACCCCAGCGTGTTGCTGATGGACGAGCCGTTCGGAGCCCTGGATGCCCAGACCCGTATCATGATGCAGGAGAACCTGCTGGATATCTGGCGCGAGTTCCGCAACACCGTGGTGTTCGTCACCCACGACATCGATGAGGCCGTGTTCCTGTCCGACCGGATTGTGGTGATGAGCGCCAGCCCCGGTCGAATCATTGCCGACATAGACGTTGACCTGCCCCGCCCCCGGGAACAATCCCTGCTGACCAGTTCCGACTTCATGGCCCTCAAACGCCAGTGCCTGGACCTGATCCGCAAGGAAACCCTGAATGCCTTCCGGCAACAGAACAAGGCGGGGTGAGCCATGGACAGGATAACGGTAACTGCGTCTGAACTCGCCATGACCTGTCATAACAACCGGGAGGATGCGAGATGACCAACGCAACCCAACTGATGACCGGACACTCGCCCCTGCCATTGTATGTGCAGATTCGCGACAGCCTGCGACGCCAGATTCTGGATGGCACCTATCAGGTGCATGAACGCCTGCCCTCGGAAAACGAAATGATGAGCGTATTCGGTGTCAGCCGGATCACCATCCGCCAGGCACTGCGAGACCTTCACAACGAGGGCCTGGTATTCAGCGCCCAGGGCAAGGGCACCTTCGTCAGCAAGCCCAAAGCGGTGCAGAACGTCCAGCGCCTGGAAGGCTTTGGTGAAGCCATGGCCGCCCAGGGCTATGAGGCCTCGGCACGGGTGCTCAGCATCCAGCAATTAAAGGCCCCTAAGGCGGTAGCCGCAGCGCTGGATCTCCAAGCAGGCGATGAGGCTGTGGAGGTTAAACGGGTGAGGTACCTCAACCGCTCCCCGGTGTGCATCGAGAACAGCTATTTCCCCATGGATGTGGGCCGCCAGATGTTCAGCCTGGACTTGTCCGGGGACATCTTCCCCATGCTGGAGAACCTGTTCGGCATTCCCCTGGGCGGAGCGGATATCAGCCTCGACGCCATCCTGGCGGACGACGAAACCCAGCAATACCTCAACCTCAAAACCGGCGA
Proteins encoded in this region:
- a CDS encoding GntR family transcriptional regulator encodes the protein MTNATQLMTGHSPLPLYVQIRDSLRRQILDGTYQVHERLPSENEMMSVFGVSRITIRQALRDLHNEGLVFSAQGKGTFVSKPKAVQNVQRLEGFGEAMAAQGYEASARVLSIQQLKAPKAVAAALDLQAGDEAVEVKRVRYLNRSPVCIENSYFPMDVGRQMFSLDLSGDIFPMLENLFGIPLGGADISLDAILADDETQQYLNLKTGEAILRVERLTHNRDGRPIDFEYLCYRGDSFKYQFRIDRK